The following coding sequences lie in one Rutidosis leptorrhynchoides isolate AG116_Rl617_1_P2 chromosome 4, CSIRO_AGI_Rlap_v1, whole genome shotgun sequence genomic window:
- the LOC139841483 gene encoding uncharacterized protein produces MPIKQVLTKPEISCRLALWAVELGAYQISYLPRSALKGQVMADYLAEMSGELEVINERTALKLVLDETWDLFTDGASCAEGAGAGLVLANPSGEEHMYALRFNFDVSNNEAEYEALLDGLNFAKKINIAKLRAFTDSQLVANQFNGSFEAHDPSMQKYLQLLKELAVRFEHFEHAQVPRSQNKKADALSKLAALTFSHFQKQGLAMLNS; encoded by the exons atGCCAATCAAGCAAGTTTTAACAAAACCAGAGATATCTTGTAGACTTGCATTGTGGGCAGTCGAATTAGGcgcttatcaaatatcttaccttccgcgtagtGCTTTAAAAGGTCAGGTTATGGCGGATTACCTCGCTGAAATGTCTGGAGAATTggaggtgattaatgagcgaacCGCGTTGAAACTGGTACTTGACGAAACTTGGGATTTGTTTACTGATGGTGCTTCGTGcgcagaaggtgcaggtgcgggtttggTTTTGGCAAACCCAAGTGGTGAGGAGCATATGTATGCACTGCGTTTTAATTTTGATGTGTCAAATAATGAAGCGGAGTATGAAGCACTACTTGATGGTTTAAATTTTGCGAAAAAAATTAATATTGCTAAGTTGCGAGCATTTACAGATTCGCagttagtagcgaatcagtttaatggCTCTTTCGAAGCACATGATCCTTCTATGCAGAAATACTTGCAGCTGTTAAAGGAATTAGCAGTGCGGTTTGAGCATTTTGAACATGCACAAGTGCCAAGaagtcaaaataagaaggcggatgctttGAGCAAATTGGCCGCTTTAACTTTttcgcattttcaaaaacaa ggcCTGGCAATGTTAAATTCCTGA